A single window of Neisseria chenwenguii DNA harbors:
- the rsmB gene encoding 16S rRNA (cytosine(967)-C(5))-methyltransferase RsmB: protein MSMALAQKLAAQSIAAVAEGQNLQDVLAQIRARHPELSAQEGGALQDIAYGCQRYLGSLKHMLGQLLKKPIDNPQLESLLLAAIYQLHYTRNAPHAVVNEAVEQIAKIGRGQYRSFANAVLRRFLRERDKLAASCKKDDVAKHNLPRWWIAYLQNHYPKYWHNIAAAFQIHPPLTLRVNRRRATAAEYVETLAAEGIAAKALDDYAVTLEEAVPVARLPGFSDGLVSVQDFGAQQAAYLLTPKDGERILDACAAPGGKTGHLLELADCDITALDIDETRLERVRSNLERLGFQTASLHCADARDLAKWYDGRPFDAILADVPCTASGVARRNPDIKWLRRPTDAVKTARQQESLLDALWQTLTKNGRMLLATCSVFVEENEQQLQKFLNRHADAELVGQHILLPNKYQDGFYYALIQKL from the coding sequence ATGAGCATGGCGCTTGCCCAAAAACTTGCGGCACAGAGTATTGCTGCCGTTGCCGAAGGCCAAAACCTGCAAGACGTTTTGGCGCAGATTCGTGCGCGCCATCCGGAATTGAGCGCACAGGAAGGCGGTGCGCTGCAAGACATCGCTTACGGCTGCCAGCGTTATCTGGGCAGTTTGAAACATATGCTCGGGCAGCTTTTGAAAAAGCCGATCGACAATCCGCAGCTCGAAAGCCTGCTTCTGGCAGCCATTTACCAGCTTCATTACACGCGCAATGCGCCGCACGCGGTGGTCAACGAAGCGGTGGAACAGATTGCGAAAATCGGGCGCGGGCAATACCGCTCGTTTGCCAATGCGGTGTTGCGCCGTTTTCTGCGCGAGCGCGACAAGCTCGCGGCTTCGTGCAAAAAAGACGATGTGGCGAAACACAATCTGCCGCGTTGGTGGATTGCTTATCTGCAAAACCATTATCCGAAATACTGGCACAACATTGCGGCGGCGTTTCAGATCCATCCGCCGCTGACCCTGCGCGTCAACCGCCGCCGCGCGACGGCTGCGGAATATGTGGAAACGCTGGCGGCAGAAGGGATTGCGGCGAAGGCGTTGGACGATTATGCGGTGACGCTGGAAGAAGCCGTACCCGTTGCCCGCCTGCCCGGTTTTTCAGACGGCCTAGTGTCGGTACAGGATTTTGGTGCGCAACAAGCGGCCTATCTGCTCACACCGAAAGACGGCGAACGCATTTTAGATGCCTGCGCGGCGCCGGGTGGGAAAACCGGCCATCTGCTTGAATTGGCCGACTGCGACATAACGGCGCTGGACATTGATGAAACGCGGCTGGAACGCGTGCGCAGCAATCTTGAGCGTTTGGGTTTTCAGACGGCCTCGCTGCATTGCGCCGATGCGCGCGATTTGGCGAAATGGTATGACGGACGGCCGTTTGACGCGATATTGGCCGACGTGCCCTGCACCGCTTCTGGCGTAGCGCGGCGCAATCCCGACATCAAATGGCTGCGCCGCCCGACCGACGCGGTCAAAACCGCCCGCCAGCAAGAGTCGCTTTTGGACGCTTTATGGCAAACCCTGACAAAAAACGGCAGAATGCTGTTGGCAACCTGCTCGGTTTTTGTCGAAGAAAACGAACAGCAATTACAAAAATTTCTCAACCGCCACGCCGATGCAGAATTGGTCGGACAGCATATTCTCTTACCGAACAAATACCAAGATGGCTTTTATTACGCGCTTATTCAGAAGCTATAA
- a CDS encoding DUF4390 domain-containing protein, giving the protein MAFITRLFRSYKLLLLPILLAVSFNAAAEGIAATRANAAITGAGQLSVSSRFKTDLPEQLKQALRQGVTLNFVLNWQLSEPTVAAYKARLSQLIGDDGSIQYKLTFHPLTNRYRVTVGTFSTEYDTLENALRAVGAVVGWRVLAKGDLNGVSAKDTKAEIRLRLSAEKLPKPFQINSLNSKNWNLDSGWKSLTITQE; this is encoded by the coding sequence ATGGCTTTTATTACGCGCTTATTCAGAAGCTATAAACTTCTGCTGCTCCCGATTCTGCTTGCCGTGTCGTTCAACGCTGCGGCGGAAGGCATCGCCGCGACCCGTGCCAATGCGGCCATAACGGGCGCCGGACAGCTTTCCGTCAGCAGCCGTTTCAAAACCGACCTGCCCGAGCAGCTCAAACAGGCGCTGCGGCAGGGCGTGACGCTGAATTTCGTGTTGAACTGGCAGCTCTCCGAGCCGACCGTTGCCGCCTATAAAGCGCGCCTGTCTCAGCTTATCGGCGACGACGGCAGTATTCAGTACAAGCTCACGTTCCACCCGCTGACCAACCGCTACCGCGTGACCGTCGGCACGTTTTCCACTGAATACGACACGCTGGAAAACGCTCTACGCGCGGTGGGCGCGGTTGTGGGCTGGAGAGTGCTGGCCAAAGGCGATTTGAACGGTGTTTCGGCCAAAGACACCAAAGCCGAAATCCGCCTGCGCCTCTCTGCAGAAAAACTCCCGAAACCGTTCCAAATCAATTCGTTAAACTCTAAAAACTGGAATTTGGACTCAGGCTGGAAATCTCTTACGATTACTCAGGAATAA
- a CDS encoding sensor histidine kinase, producing the protein MRRFLILAAATAVILLYGLTVATDSSSRLADYFWWIIALCAVLLAMLATALVRYVMMLMRDSRGGIFGSQIAKRLSGMFTLVALLPGLFLFVISAQFITGTINSWFGNDTYEALERSLNLSKSALNLAVDTAVSNAMPIQIDLLGASSLDTDLGKALEAAPNINEFSQLAVYNLSTGKFEKSINPKKLDQPSPDAQIKESLQQSGSVRSLENINNVLYAQGWLSLGNQKDQEYALFFRQPIPEEVAQDATLIESARAKYAELSYTKQGLQTFFFVTLLVATLLAVFLALVTALFFARRFVEPVLSLAEGARAVAQGDFSRKRPVFRNDEFGRLTQLFNHMTEQLALAKEADEHSRLQLEAARHYLECVLVSLNAGVITLDAKGRLITYNKAAERILGMALDTLSGITLQEWSAQSPQHAVLTDALTEIVAAAAKNKPVQIEYAAPDDARILLGKATVLPDDNDNGVVMVIDDVTALVRAQKDAAWGEVAKRLAHEIRNPLTPIQLSAERLAWKLHDKLDEQHAQILTRSTDTIIKQVSALKEMVGAFRNYARAPSLNLVKHDLNRFTEEVLLLYEGTKCKFDFKGAPEALWVSIDETAMRQVLHNLLKNAAEAAESDDTPRVEVAAQKAAEGQVVLTVCNNGKSFSKEMLHNAFEPYVTDKPTGTGLGLPVVKKIIEEHGGRISISNRSGGGACIKITLPGMVETDAQY; encoded by the coding sequence ATGCGGCGTTTCCTTATTCTGGCAGCCGCAACGGCTGTCATTCTGCTTTACGGCCTGACCGTGGCGACCGACAGCAGCAGCCGTCTGGCCGATTATTTTTGGTGGATTATCGCGCTCTGCGCCGTTTTGCTGGCGATGCTGGCAACCGCTTTGGTGCGCTATGTGATGATGCTGATGCGCGATTCGCGCGGCGGGATTTTCGGTTCGCAGATTGCCAAACGGCTGTCGGGCATGTTTACGCTGGTGGCGCTGCTGCCCGGGCTGTTTCTGTTTGTAATTTCGGCGCAGTTTATTACCGGCACGATTAATTCCTGGTTCGGCAACGACACCTACGAAGCACTCGAGCGCAGCTTGAACTTGAGCAAATCCGCGCTGAATCTGGCGGTCGATACCGCCGTCAGCAACGCCATGCCGATTCAGATCGACCTGCTCGGCGCCTCTTCTCTCGATACCGACTTGGGCAAAGCGCTCGAAGCCGCACCCAATATCAATGAATTTTCTCAGCTTGCGGTTTACAATCTCTCTACGGGCAAGTTTGAAAAATCCATCAATCCGAAAAAACTCGACCAGCCTTCCCCCGACGCCCAAATCAAAGAATCTTTGCAGCAATCCGGCTCGGTGCGCAGCCTGGAAAACATCAATAATGTCCTGTATGCGCAGGGCTGGCTGTCGCTGGGTAACCAGAAAGATCAGGAATACGCGCTGTTTTTTCGCCAGCCGATTCCCGAAGAGGTTGCCCAAGACGCCACGCTGATTGAGTCTGCCCGCGCAAAATATGCGGAACTAAGTTACACCAAACAGGGTCTTCAAACTTTCTTCTTCGTCACTTTGCTGGTGGCAACGCTGCTGGCGGTTTTTCTGGCTTTGGTCACGGCGCTGTTTTTCGCCCGCCGCTTCGTCGAACCCGTGTTATCGCTGGCAGAAGGCGCGCGCGCCGTGGCGCAGGGCGACTTTTCGCGCAAACGCCCCGTGTTCCGCAACGACGAATTCGGCCGTCTGACCCAGCTGTTCAACCACATGACCGAGCAGCTCGCGCTGGCAAAAGAAGCCGACGAGCACAGCCGCCTCCAGCTTGAAGCCGCGCGCCACTACCTCGAATGCGTGTTGGTCAGCCTAAACGCCGGCGTGATTACATTGGATGCCAAAGGCCGTCTGATTACCTACAATAAAGCAGCCGAACGGATTTTGGGAATGGCGCTCGACACGCTTTCGGGCATTACCCTGCAGGAATGGTCCGCCCAATCGCCGCAACACGCCGTATTGACAGATGCGCTGACCGAAATTGTCGCCGCCGCCGCCAAAAACAAACCCGTCCAAATCGAATATGCCGCGCCTGACGACGCGCGGATTCTGCTCGGCAAAGCGACCGTTTTACCCGACGACAACGACAACGGCGTCGTGATGGTCATCGACGACGTTACCGCGCTGGTCAGAGCGCAGAAAGATGCCGCGTGGGGCGAAGTTGCCAAACGTCTGGCACACGAAATCCGCAACCCGCTGACACCGATCCAGCTCTCCGCCGAAAGATTGGCATGGAAATTGCATGATAAACTGGATGAACAACACGCCCAGATTCTGACGCGCTCCACCGATACCATCATCAAGCAGGTATCTGCGCTGAAAGAAATGGTCGGAGCATTCCGAAACTACGCCCGCGCCCCGTCGCTGAATCTGGTCAAACACGATTTGAACCGCTTTACCGAAGAAGTGCTGCTGCTCTATGAGGGCACCAAATGCAAATTCGACTTTAAGGGCGCACCCGAAGCCCTGTGGGTGTCGATAGACGAAACTGCCATGCGCCAAGTATTGCACAACCTGCTGAAAAACGCCGCCGAAGCCGCCGAGAGCGACGACACGCCGCGTGTGGAAGTGGCGGCGCAGAAAGCGGCGGAAGGACAGGTCGTCCTGACCGTCTGCAACAACGGCAAGAGTTTCAGCAAAGAAATGCTGCATAACGCTTTCGAGCCTTATGTAACCGACAAACCGACCGGCACCGGCTTAGGTCTGCCGGTAGTCAAAAAAATTATTGAGGAACACGGCGGCCGCATCAGCATCAGCAACCGAAGCGGCGGCGGCGCGTGTATTAAGATAACCTTACCCGGAATGGTAGAAACCGATGCGCAATACTGA
- a CDS encoding sigma-54-dependent transcriptional regulator, with the protein MRNTDILIVDDEMGIRDLLSEILQDEGYTVALAENAEEARRLRHQARPAMVLLDIWMPDCDGITLLKEWAKNGQLNMPVVMMSGHASIDTAVEATRIGALDFLEKPIALQKLLAAVDRALKHGEMQAASGLTVDKLGNSPAIQDLNHKLDIASKQNGPILLTGEAGSPFELVAQYLRKTGTPWVEPAKIEHIVDTPLELLQKATNGVLYVGDISQYSKNIQKGIAFLLSKADRYSVRIIAASSKSVESLTENAGTDNKLPALLSRVVVNIPPLRSQPDDIGFLANRLSTELADSQKIPPVTFSAGALTVLRQYDWPGNYDQLRNTVKNLMLAVDGEEVQEQDVASELGQGGNASSSELIGGFNFNMPLRELREELERRYFEYHIAQEGSNMSRVAQKVGLERTHLYRKLKQLGIGVTRRPADRGCD; encoded by the coding sequence ATGCGCAATACTGATATTTTGATTGTAGATGACGAAATGGGTATCCGCGACCTCCTCTCGGAAATCCTCCAAGACGAAGGCTACACGGTCGCTTTGGCCGAAAACGCCGAAGAAGCCCGCCGATTGCGCCACCAAGCGCGTCCCGCAATGGTTTTGCTGGACATCTGGATGCCCGACTGCGACGGCATCACCCTCTTAAAAGAATGGGCGAAAAACGGCCAGCTCAACATGCCCGTCGTTATGATGAGCGGACACGCCAGCATCGATACCGCCGTCGAAGCTACCCGCATCGGCGCACTCGACTTCCTCGAAAAACCGATTGCCCTGCAAAAACTCCTTGCCGCCGTCGACCGTGCCCTCAAACACGGCGAAATGCAGGCCGCATCCGGCCTTACCGTCGACAAACTCGGCAACAGCCCCGCGATACAGGATTTAAACCACAAACTCGACATCGCCTCCAAACAAAACGGCCCGATTCTGCTGACCGGCGAAGCCGGCTCCCCTTTCGAGCTGGTCGCACAATACCTGCGCAAGACCGGCACCCCATGGGTCGAGCCTGCCAAAATCGAACACATCGTCGATACTCCGCTCGAGCTGCTGCAAAAAGCCACCAACGGCGTTTTATACGTCGGCGACATTTCCCAATACAGCAAAAACATCCAAAAAGGCATCGCCTTCCTGCTGAGCAAAGCCGACCGTTATAGTGTGCGCATTATTGCCGCCAGCAGCAAAAGCGTCGAAAGCCTGACCGAAAACGCCGGTACCGACAACAAACTGCCCGCCCTACTCTCCCGTGTCGTTGTCAACATCCCCCCACTGCGCAGCCAACCCGACGACATCGGTTTTCTGGCCAACCGGCTTTCAACCGAACTGGCCGACAGCCAGAAAATCCCGCCCGTCACATTCAGCGCCGGCGCCCTGACCGTTTTACGCCAATACGACTGGCCGGGCAACTACGACCAACTGCGCAACACCGTTAAAAACCTGATGCTCGCCGTTGACGGCGAAGAAGTGCAGGAACAGGACGTCGCCTCCGAACTGGGACAAGGCGGCAACGCCTCCTCTTCCGAACTTATCGGCGGCTTCAACTTCAACATGCCGCTGCGCGAACTGCGCGAAGAGCTGGAACGCCGCTATTTCGAGTACCACATCGCCCAAGAGGGTTCCAATATGAGCCGCGTCGCCCAAAAAGTCGGCCTCGAGCGCACCCACCTCTACCGCAAACTCAAACAGCTCGGCATCGGCGTTACCCGCCGCCCCGCGGACCGCGGCTGCGACTGA
- the dprA gene encoding DNA-processing protein DprA — protein MDTNERLAWLQLALTPYIGAERFLVLLKHFGSASAALNAPADTIAKLAAHNQAATAWRDGEKRALAQKAAEAALQWETQAGCRLMLLDDDDFPTMLTEGITPPPLLFLRGDVALLHKPAVAIVGSRHATPQAMRIAKDFGKALSEKGIPVVSGMAAGIDTAAHQGALQASGGTVTVWGTGIDRIYPPSNRQLAYEIAERGLIVSEFPLDTRPLAGNFPRRNRLIAALSCATLVVEAAVESGSLITAKLAAEMGREVMAVPGSIDNPHSKGCHKLIKEGAKLTECLDDIVQECPQLLQNTANPSYSINKRREKVQNETPPRPETPAPVAMPSENVAHPLLDAMGYDPVHPDTLAQQTGQPAADVYAVLMELELDGIVASLPGGRYQRIS, from the coding sequence ATGGATACCAACGAACGTCTTGCGTGGCTGCAACTCGCGCTCACGCCCTATATCGGCGCGGAGCGTTTTTTGGTTTTGCTCAAACATTTCGGCAGCGCATCGGCCGCGTTGAACGCGCCGGCGGACACCATTGCCAAGCTGGCCGCCCACAATCAGGCCGCGACGGCTTGGCGCGACGGGGAAAAGCGCGCGCTGGCGCAAAAGGCGGCGGAAGCGGCGCTGCAATGGGAAACGCAGGCGGGATGCCGTCTGATGCTGTTGGACGACGACGATTTTCCGACGATGCTGACCGAGGGCATCACGCCGCCGCCTTTGCTGTTTTTGCGCGGCGATGTTGCGCTGCTGCACAAACCCGCCGTCGCCATCGTCGGCAGCCGCCATGCCACGCCGCAGGCGATGCGGATTGCCAAAGATTTCGGCAAGGCTTTGAGTGAAAAAGGGATTCCCGTGGTTTCGGGCATGGCGGCGGGCATCGACACCGCCGCACATCAGGGAGCGTTGCAGGCTTCGGGCGGCACGGTTACGGTTTGGGGAACGGGGATAGACCGCATCTATCCGCCGTCCAACAGGCAACTGGCTTACGAGATCGCCGAACGCGGCCTGATTGTCAGCGAGTTTCCGCTCGACACGCGCCCGCTGGCGGGCAATTTTCCGCGCCGCAACCGCCTGATTGCCGCGCTGTCGTGCGCCACACTGGTGGTGGAAGCGGCGGTGGAATCGGGTTCGCTGATTACCGCGAAGCTGGCGGCGGAAATGGGGCGCGAGGTGATGGCAGTGCCCGGTTCGATTGACAATCCGCACAGCAAAGGCTGCCACAAGCTGATTAAAGAGGGCGCAAAACTGACGGAATGTTTGGACGATATTGTCCAAGAATGTCCGCAGCTATTGCAAAACACGGCAAATCCATCATATTCTATAAATAAACGTCGGGAAAAGGTGCAAAACGAAACGCCGCCCCGCCCCGAAACGCCCGCGCCCGTTGCGATGCCGTCTGAAAATGTGGCGCACCCGCTGCTTGACGCGATGGGTTACGACCCCGTCCACCCCGATACGCTGGCGCAGCAGACGGGGCAGCCCGCCGCCGACGTTTACGCCGTGCTGATGGAATTAGAGCTTGACGGCATCGTCGCTTCGTTGCCGGGCGGGCGTTATCAGAGAATTTCGTGA
- a CDS encoding DUF494 family protein has protein sequence MAEVIAFLIEHFQDFDTCPPPEDLGPLLEDAGFDAAEIGNTLMMMEVLLTSSEFAVDPTDSRALRVYTADEAETLPQEVMGLLHYLTDARAITYEQREIVVHALMHIPAEEITLDTAKVLTLLILWAHKSELPVLIGDELMAALTGKATMH, from the coding sequence ATGGCCGAAGTCATTGCTTTTTTAATCGAACACTTTCAGGATTTCGATACCTGCCCGCCGCCGGAAGACTTGGGCCCGCTGCTCGAAGACGCGGGTTTTGATGCGGCGGAAATCGGCAATACATTGATGATGATGGAAGTTTTGCTGACCAGCTCCGAATTTGCCGTCGATCCGACCGACAGCCGCGCGCTGCGCGTTTACACCGCCGACGAGGCCGAAACGCTGCCGCAGGAAGTGATGGGACTGCTGCACTATCTGACCGATGCCCGCGCGATTACTTACGAACAGCGCGAAATCGTCGTTCACGCGTTGATGCACATTCCCGCCGAGGAAATCACGCTGGACACGGCAAAAGTCTTGACCCTGCTGATTTTGTGGGCACACAAAAGCGAATTGCCCGTCTTAATCGGCGACGAACTGATGGCCGCGCTGACCGGCAAAGCCACCATGCACTAA
- the topA gene encoding type I DNA topoisomerase, whose amino-acid sequence MAKNLLIVESPSKAKTLKKYLGSEFEILASYGHVRDLVPKNGAVDPDNDFAMKYQLVSRNSKHVDAIVTAAKEAENLYLATDPDREGEAISWHLQEILKSKRGLKNLKPQRVVFHEITKNAVLDAIAHPRELEINLVDAQQARRALDYLVGFNLSPLLWKKIRRGLSAGRVQSPALRLICERENEIRSFEAQEYWTVHLDSHKGRSKFTAKLVQFDGEKLEQFSLPSEKSQADVLNALSGKEAAVSAVEKKKRSRNPAAPFTTSTMQQDAVRKLGMTTDRTMRTAQQLYEGIDVGQGAIGLITYMRTDSVTLSEEALTEIRHYIENKIGKDYLPSAAKQYKTKSKNAQEAHEAIRPTSVYHTPESVKPFLTADQFKLYQMIWQRTVACQMAPAKFDQTTVDITVGKGVFRVTGQVQTFAGFLSVYEESSDDEEGENNKKLPEMAEGDALPVGNIYGEQHFTTPPPRFNEATLVKALEEFGIGRPSTYASIISTLKDREYVTVDQKRFMPTDTGEIVNKFLTEHFAQYVDYHFTAKLEDQLDEIANGKRQWVPVMSQFWKGFSKKVEEKEGIERAKFTTEELDETCPKCGNHKLQIKFGRNGRFIACAGYPECSYTRNANESAEEAAERVAKEAEEQAELEGRQCPKCGGQLVYKYSRTGSKFIGCANYPKCKHIEPLEKPKDTGVECPQCKKGNLVERKSRYGKLFYSCSTYPDCNYATWNPPVAEECPKCHWPVLTIKTTKRWGVEKVCPQKECGWKEQIEPPAPKGSASAEE is encoded by the coding sequence ATGGCGAAAAACCTGTTGATTGTCGAATCCCCCTCCAAAGCCAAGACTCTGAAAAAATATCTCGGCAGCGAATTTGAAATCCTCGCTTCCTACGGTCACGTCCGCGACCTCGTTCCGAAAAACGGCGCGGTCGATCCCGACAACGACTTTGCCATGAAATACCAGCTGGTCTCGCGCAACAGCAAACACGTCGATGCCATCGTCACCGCCGCCAAAGAAGCGGAAAACCTCTATCTTGCAACCGACCCGGACAGGGAAGGCGAAGCCATTTCATGGCACTTGCAGGAAATCCTCAAATCCAAACGCGGCCTGAAAAACCTCAAGCCGCAGCGCGTCGTGTTTCACGAAATCACCAAAAACGCCGTCCTCGACGCCATCGCCCACCCGCGCGAGCTGGAAATCAATCTGGTCGATGCCCAGCAAGCGCGCCGTGCGCTTGATTATCTGGTCGGTTTCAACCTCTCGCCGCTGTTGTGGAAAAAAATCCGCCGCGGCCTCTCCGCCGGCCGCGTGCAAAGCCCCGCCCTGCGCCTGATTTGCGAGCGCGAAAACGAAATCCGCTCCTTCGAAGCGCAGGAATATTGGACGGTGCATCTCGACAGCCACAAAGGCCGCAGCAAATTTACCGCCAAGCTGGTGCAGTTTGACGGCGAAAAACTCGAGCAGTTTTCCCTGCCGTCTGAAAAATCCCAAGCCGACGTTTTAAACGCGCTTTCCGGCAAAGAAGCCGCCGTATCCGCCGTTGAAAAGAAAAAACGCAGCCGCAACCCCGCCGCGCCGTTCACCACCTCCACCATGCAGCAGGACGCCGTGCGCAAACTCGGCATGACCACCGACCGCACCATGCGCACCGCCCAGCAGCTCTACGAGGGCATCGACGTCGGCCAGGGCGCCATCGGCCTGATTACCTATATGCGTACCGACAGCGTCACTCTCTCCGAAGAAGCGCTGACCGAAATCCGCCACTACATCGAAAACAAAATCGGCAAAGATTATCTGCCGTCTGCGGCCAAACAGTACAAAACCAAATCCAAAAACGCGCAGGAAGCGCACGAAGCCATCCGCCCGACTTCCGTGTACCACACGCCCGAGAGCGTCAAGCCGTTTCTGACCGCCGACCAGTTCAAACTCTACCAAATGATTTGGCAGCGCACCGTCGCCTGCCAGATGGCGCCCGCCAAATTCGACCAAACCACCGTTGACATTACCGTCGGCAAAGGCGTTTTCCGCGTTACCGGCCAAGTACAGACCTTTGCCGGCTTCCTGAGCGTTTACGAAGAAAGCAGCGACGACGAAGAGGGCGAAAACAACAAAAAACTGCCCGAAATGGCAGAAGGCGACGCTCTGCCCGTCGGCAACATCTACGGCGAGCAGCACTTTACCACCCCGCCTCCGCGCTTCAATGAAGCCACGCTGGTCAAAGCCTTGGAAGAATTCGGCATCGGCCGCCCCTCCACCTACGCCAGCATCATCTCCACGCTCAAAGACCGCGAATACGTTACCGTTGACCAAAAACGCTTCATGCCCACCGACACCGGCGAAATCGTCAACAAATTCCTGACCGAACACTTCGCCCAATACGTCGACTACCACTTCACCGCCAAGCTCGAAGACCAGCTCGACGAAATCGCCAACGGCAAACGCCAATGGGTGCCCGTGATGAGCCAGTTTTGGAAAGGCTTCAGCAAAAAGGTCGAAGAAAAAGAAGGCATCGAACGCGCCAAATTCACTACCGAAGAGCTGGACGAAACCTGCCCCAAATGCGGCAACCACAAGCTGCAAATCAAATTCGGGCGCAACGGCCGCTTCATCGCCTGCGCCGGCTACCCCGAGTGCAGCTACACCCGCAACGCCAACGAAAGCGCCGAAGAAGCCGCCGAACGCGTTGCCAAAGAAGCCGAAGAACAAGCCGAACTCGAAGGCCGCCAATGCCCCAAATGCGGCGGACAGCTCGTGTATAAATACAGCCGCACCGGCAGCAAATTCATCGGCTGCGCCAACTACCCCAAATGCAAACACATCGAGCCGCTGGAAAAACCCAAAGACACCGGCGTCGAATGCCCGCAATGCAAAAAAGGCAATCTGGTCGAGCGCAAATCCCGTTATGGCAAACTCTTTTACAGTTGCAGCACCTACCCCGACTGTAACTACGCCACCTGGAATCCGCCCGTCGCCGAAGAATGCCCGAAATGCCATTGGCCGGTCTTGACCATCAAAACCACCAAACGCTGGGGCGTCGAAAAAGTCTGCCCGCAGAAAGAATGCGGCTGGAAAGAACAAATCGAACCACCCGCCCCGAAAGGCTCCGCCTCCGCGGAAGAGTAG
- a CDS encoding NAD(P)-dependent alcohol dehydrogenase: protein MPIPVKAYAAQSPTSPLAPYDFSRRDLREDDVEIDILYCGVCHSDLHTARADWGEAFSIYPVVPGHEIIGRVRNVGKNVTKHKVGDLVGVGCMVDSCRECSPCQHGLEQYCENGMTGTYSSRDRRDGSVTQGGYSTAVVVCEDFVLRVPENLDTKAVAPLLCAGITTYSPLRHWGVKAGSKVAVVGLGGLGHMAIKLAKAMGAEVSLFTRSPGKEADAHRLGADRVILSTDEAQMQAAGNQFDLIIDTVPYDHDLKPYVPTLALDGTLVLVGLVGDIGNTVSTVPLIMGRRSIAGSVIGGIPETQEMLDFCGKHNIVPDVEMIDMQTINEAYERMLKSDVKYRFVIDLASLKG, encoded by the coding sequence ATGCCAATTCCCGTTAAAGCCTATGCCGCACAATCCCCCACTTCGCCGCTCGCGCCGTATGATTTCAGCCGCCGCGATTTGCGCGAAGATGATGTTGAAATCGACATCCTTTATTGCGGCGTCTGCCATTCCGACCTGCACACCGCCCGCGCCGACTGGGGCGAGGCGTTTTCGATTTACCCCGTCGTGCCCGGCCACGAAATCATCGGCCGCGTGCGCAACGTCGGTAAAAACGTGACCAAACACAAAGTCGGCGACCTCGTCGGCGTCGGCTGCATGGTCGATTCCTGCCGCGAATGCAGCCCGTGCCAACACGGTTTGGAACAGTATTGCGAAAACGGCATGACCGGCACTTATTCCTCCCGAGACCGCCGCGACGGCAGCGTGACGCAGGGCGGTTACAGCACCGCGGTCGTCGTGTGTGAAGATTTTGTCTTGCGCGTTCCCGAAAACCTCGACACCAAAGCCGTTGCGCCCCTGCTTTGCGCCGGCATCACCACCTACTCGCCGCTGCGCCACTGGGGCGTGAAAGCAGGCAGCAAAGTCGCCGTTGTCGGCTTGGGCGGTTTGGGACACATGGCCATCAAACTCGCCAAAGCAATGGGCGCGGAAGTTTCCCTGTTTACCCGCAGCCCGGGCAAAGAGGCCGACGCGCACCGCTTAGGCGCCGACCGCGTGATTTTGTCCACCGACGAAGCGCAGATGCAGGCCGCGGGCAACCAGTTTGACCTGATTATCGACACTGTTCCCTACGACCACGACCTCAAGCCCTACGTCCCCACCCTCGCGCTCGACGGCACGCTGGTGTTGGTCGGTCTCGTCGGCGACATCGGCAATACGGTCAGCACCGTTCCGCTGATTATGGGCCGCCGCAGCATCGCCGGTTCGGTTATCGGCGGCATTCCCGAAACGCAGGAAATGCTGGACTTCTGCGGTAAACACAATATCGTGCCCGACGTGGAAATGATTGATATGCAAACCATCAACGAAGCGTATGAGCGGATGCTGAAAAGCGATGTGAAATACCGTTTCGTGATTGATTTGGCGAGCTTGAAAGGCTGA